From Corvus cornix cornix isolate S_Up_H32 chromosome 1A, ASM73873v5, whole genome shotgun sequence, a single genomic window includes:
- the GABARAPL1 gene encoding gamma-aminobutyric acid receptor-associated protein-like 1, producing the protein MKFQYKEDHPFEYRKKEGEKIRKKYPDRVPVIVEKAPKARVPDLDKRKYLVPSDLTVGQFYFLIRKRIHLRPEDALFFFVNNTIPPTSATMGQLYEDNHEEDYFLYVAYSDESVYGK; encoded by the exons ATGAAGTTCCAGTACAAGGAAGACCACCCGTTCGagtacaggaaaaaagaaggggagaAGATCCGGAAGAAATACCCCGACAGAGTCCCC GTAATTGTGGAAAAAGCACCCAAAGCCAGAGTACCTGACTTAGACAAAAGAAAGTATCTCGTGCCTTCTGACCTCACAG TTGGTCAATTCTACTTCTTAATCCGAAAGCGGATCCACCTGAGGCCGGAAGATGCCCTGTTCTTCTTTGTCAATAATACCATCCCTCCCACCAGTGCTACCATGGGCCAGCTGTATGAG GATAACCACGAGGAGGACTATTTTCTCTATGTGGCCTACAGCGATGAGAGCGTCTATGGCAAGTGA
- the LOC104696477 gene encoding sulfotransferase 6B1-like: MSNSSEAELLHTFKGIPFTTRSSPELLKSLDTFDAREDDVLLVSYPKSGTHWLAGVITKLYNTQVTITSPIEFGDISQLEELNKLSSKRIIPTHLDYNMLPPNFKNKKCKMIYISRNPKDTAVSMFHYYRDNPNLPTVDTWPAFFDLFLKGNVVCGSWFDHFLSWEEHEDEKNILFLFYEDMKKDLPKVVKKITLFLSLNVSDSDIQDICKKSSFSEMKNDTEKENSDPTHTVCALTSNRKLIFRKGAVGDWKNYFTPKQNIRFQEIFNEKMKLSKMADSFIYEF; this comes from the exons ATGTCCAACTCCAGCGAGGCAGAGCTCCTGCACACATTTAAGGGGATTCCCTTTACCACCAGGTCTTCTCCAGAACTTTTAAAATCCTTGGATACTTTTGATGCTAGAGAAGATGATGTCCTTCTGGTTTCCTATCCCAAATCTG GGACCCACTGGCTTGCAGGAGTTATAACAAAACTTTACAATACTCAAGTTACAATAACATCTCCCATTGAATTTGGAGACATTTCCCAACTGGAGGAGCTGAATAAACTCTCATCAAAGAGAATCATCCCAACACACTTAGACTACAACATGTTGCCTCCAAATTTTAAGAATAAGAAATGCAAG ATGATCTACATCAGCAGAAATCCAAAAGACACTGCAGTTTCCATGTTTCATTACTACAGAGATAACCCAAACCTTCCCACTGTAGACACCTGGCCTGCTTTCTTTGACTTGTTCTTAAAAGGCAATG TTGTCTGTGGATCCTGGTTTGATCATTTCCTAAGCTGGGAAGAacatgaagatgaaaaaaacatcCTCTTTTTGTTCTATGAAGACATGAAGAAG GATCTCCCTAAGGTTGTAAAGAAAATCACTTTGTTCCTGAGTTTAAACGTCAGTGACAGCGACATCCAAGACATCTGCAAGAAGTCTTCATTCTCAGAGATGAAGAATGACACAGAAAAGGAGAACAGTGATCCCACTCACACCGTGTGTGCTCTGACATCCAACAGGAAGCTGATCTTCCGAAAAG GTGCTGTTGGTGATTGGAAGAACTACTTCACTCCAAAGCAGAATATTAGGTTTCAGGAGatatttaatgagaaaatgaaactcAGCAAGATGGCAGACAGTTTCATCTATGAATTTTGA
- the TMEM52B gene encoding transmembrane protein 52B, producing the protein MRNSDMLCFVVGSFLWFPQVRGEEGCLNPELCSGTEWDRLWYIWLVLVIGGLLLLCGLVSVCVRCCFHCHQRGDESGPQPYEVTVIAFDHDSTLQSTITSLHSVFGPAARRILAVAHSHNTAQGTPPLSTSDTPPVYEEALHMSRFTVAKAGQKVPDLDPVPEEKPQASAEGKDAQPALPGH; encoded by the exons ATGCGTAACTCCGACATGCTCTGCTTTGTCGTAGGGAGTTTCTTATGG TTCCCCCAGGTGAGAGGTGAGGAAGGCTGCCTCAACCCTGAACT CTGTTCAGGTACAGAATGGGACCGTTTGTGGTATATCTG gctggtgctggtgaTCGGggggctcctgctcctgtgtggCCTGGTCTCTGTCTGCGTGAGGTGCTGCTTCCACTGCCATCAGAGAGGGGATGAGTCGGGCCCCCAGCCCTACGAGGTCACCGTCATTGCATTTGACCACGACAGCACCCTCCAGAGCACCATCACTT CTCTCCACTCGGTGTTTGGACCTGCTGCCAGGAGGATATTAGCAGTGGCACACTCCCACAACACTGCCCAGGGAACACCTCCCCTGTCCACATCAGACACCCCTCCAGTGTATGAAGAAGCTCTGCACATGAGCAGGTTCACAGTTGCCAAGGCAGGGCAGAAGGTGCCAGACCTGGATCCGGTGCCGGAGGAAAAGCCGCAGGCATCTGCCGAGGGCAAGGAtgcccagccagccctgccaggacaCTAA